A genomic region of bacterium contains the following coding sequences:
- the raiA gene encoding ribosome-associated translation inhibitor RaiA gives MRVTFTARHFKPSERLKEHAISEAEKLKKYSDGILDIEIILDYIKQVQKAEVVAKVYGTRLTVVEESEDMYKSIDLAMDKLSRQLQRHKDKLRAFENDRIAENVENLES, from the coding sequence ATGCGCGTCACATTCACGGCTCGTCACTTCAAACCTTCGGAGCGTCTAAAAGAACATGCTATTTCTGAGGCAGAAAAGCTTAAAAAATACAGCGATGGTATACTTGACATAGAGATAATTTTGGATTATATTAAGCAGGTGCAAAAAGCGGAGGTGGTGGCCAAGGTCTATGGCACGCGCCTCACGGTGGTCGAGGAGAGCGAAGATATGTACAAATCGATCGACTTGGCCATGGACAAGTTGAGCCGGCAGCTGCAGCGGCACAAGGACAAGCTGCGCGCCTTTGAAAACGACCGGATTGCGGAGAATGTCGAGAATCTGGAATCCTGA
- the hprK gene encoding HPr(Ser) kinase/phosphatase, with amino-acid sequence MAEQNEADFITVETLYQMSQKQVGLSIVNNTASFSRKIRERELHRPGLALSGFVDVFTYWRVQIMGNTEIGYLNTLPPEERRRSIMTVLGFELPCIIITNNHPPPAELLQIANLNGITLFSTALSTTAVTHHLSEYLDTVFAETMIQHGTLVDVYGVGVLITGEPAIGKSELALDLIERGHQLVADDAVRITRIGMNRLEGAPSGKLKHYMEIRGLGIIDIRRMFGIRAIRGKKIITINVHLERFSPDRDYERIGIDEKTTTFLGVHVPLVELPIMPGKNITVITEVVAMNQKMRDLGENPAEEFNAQRIASMRAQQKP; translated from the coding sequence ATGGCCGAACAAAACGAAGCTGATTTCATCACCGTTGAAACCCTCTATCAGATGAGCCAGAAGCAGGTCGGGCTGAGCATCGTCAATAATACGGCCAGTTTTTCCCGCAAGATCCGTGAACGTGAACTCCATCGGCCCGGATTGGCGCTGAGCGGTTTTGTCGACGTCTTCACCTACTGGCGCGTTCAGATCATGGGCAATACCGAAATCGGCTATCTGAACACACTGCCCCCCGAGGAGCGACGGCGCTCGATCATGACTGTCCTGGGATTCGAGCTGCCCTGCATTATCATCACCAACAATCATCCCCCGCCTGCAGAACTTCTGCAGATCGCCAATCTGAACGGCATCACCCTCTTCTCCACGGCCTTGAGCACCACCGCGGTCACCCATCATCTAAGCGAGTACCTTGATACCGTGTTCGCGGAGACGATGATCCAACACGGCACGCTGGTTGATGTCTACGGCGTGGGGGTGCTGATCACCGGAGAACCGGCCATCGGCAAAAGCGAGCTGGCGCTGGATCTCATCGAGCGCGGTCACCAGCTGGTCGCGGACGATGCGGTGCGCATTACCCGTATAGGCATGAACCGGCTGGAGGGCGCGCCCAGCGGAAAGCTCAAACATTATATGGAGATCCGCGGCCTGGGTATCATCGATATCCGGAGGATGTTCGGCATCCGTGCCATCCGCGGCAAAAAGATCATCACCATCAACGTCCATCTGGAAAGATTTTCGCCCGACCGCGACTATGAACGCATTGGGATCGACGAAAAGACCACCACATTCCTTGGGGTGCACGTACCGCTGGTGGAACTGCCAATTATGCCGGGAAAAAATATCACGGTCATCACCGAGGTGGTGGCGATGAACCAGAAGATGCGCGATCTGGGCGAGAATCCCGCGGAGGAATTCAATGCACAGCGCATCGCATCCATGCGCGCCCAACAAAAACCATAA